One genomic segment of Desulfomicrobium sp. ZS1 includes these proteins:
- a CDS encoding formate dehydrogenase accessory protein FdhE has product MIEAVKAQELLAKKIDSCRKRGFLPVELIGLVEKIYTRQLEARDMAQVPAAATQKIVDPLQHSQGAPLLERANFPFDKVQSLELFNEFLELAKSVNPALGEAATAITAAIADKSLDLDLAMQAHLNGDEGFFSTWTAATPSAPRILPMLVQAAMTPSLERAAIALEARTDLSKSWEHGHCPLCGSLPIMSDLREKEGFRYNICGFCHAEYHAPRLQCPFCLEKDMTKLEYYESDEEPGVRINACKTCNMYIKLTDFRNLDRRTLPLVDDLESLSLDVAAREKKYKRPTLSAWGF; this is encoded by the coding sequence ATGATCGAAGCTGTAAAAGCCCAGGAATTGCTTGCCAAGAAAATCGATTCGTGCAGAAAACGCGGCTTTTTGCCCGTAGAACTGATCGGACTAGTTGAAAAAATCTACACTCGCCAGCTTGAAGCCCGGGACATGGCCCAGGTTCCCGCCGCCGCGACACAGAAAATCGTCGATCCGCTCCAGCACAGCCAGGGCGCGCCTCTGCTCGAAAGAGCCAATTTTCCCTTTGATAAAGTTCAGAGCCTTGAACTTTTCAACGAATTTCTGGAGCTGGCAAAATCGGTCAACCCGGCCCTCGGCGAAGCCGCGACGGCAATAACCGCAGCCATCGCGGACAAATCCCTGGATCTGGACCTGGCCATGCAGGCGCATCTGAATGGCGACGAAGGTTTTTTCTCTACCTGGACCGCCGCCACTCCTTCCGCGCCGCGCATCCTGCCCATGCTCGTGCAGGCGGCCATGACCCCGTCCCTGGAACGAGCCGCCATCGCACTAGAGGCCCGGACCGATCTTTCGAAGTCCTGGGAACATGGACACTGCCCCCTGTGCGGGAGCCTGCCGATCATGTCGGATTTGCGTGAAAAGGAAGGATTCAGATACAATATCTGCGGATTCTGCCACGCGGAATATCACGCGCCCCGGCTGCAGTGCCCCTTCTGTCTGGAAAAGGACATGACCAAGCTCGAATATTATGAATCCGATGAAGAGCCCGGAGTGCGCATCAACGCCTGCAAAACCTGCAATATGTACATCAAGCTCACGGATTTTAGAAATCTGGATCGCAGAACACTGCCCCTGGTGGATGACTTGGAATCCCTCAGCCTTGACGTGGCGGCGCGGGAAAAGAAATACAAACGCCCGACCCTCTCGGCCTGGGGATTTTAG